The Acropora muricata isolate sample 2 chromosome 4, ASM3666990v1, whole genome shotgun sequence genome contains the following window.
GTTGCCCTTTTCTCCTCGATTTGGTGAGTTGGCCACGCTCAAAGCTTATTGAGTTCTAATTTATAGCATGTATCGAATATCTAGGGCTCTTAGATCAGAGGATCTGCCATCAGAGGCAAGAGCCAGTAACATACTTAACGTAAGTGTCAATAATTTATTTGAGAGGGAAGAATTGTCCCCGAGGGAATGAATATAGCTCAGAACTTTGTCAACTTTGTTTCAAGTTTCCACGTACCTAGGTTGTGGAGGCCTAGCATTAAAGCGAGCGTTAAGGACTCTACAAACTAGATCATGCTGTCCCACCTTAACCCCATCAATAGGCCTATGAAATGCAGAAATCGCTGATCTGTGAATATTTACGGTGTGGTAACCTCTACCCTTTTTAAACAGCTCTGTTAGGTAGTCAGCTATAGAGGCAACAGTGGAGCAAAATGGATCAGCCTCCCGTTGACCACACCAGCTACTCCACTGTTTCCAGGCGCTGTTGTAAGCCTCTGCATTCCCTTTCCGCCACGAATGGGAGCGGAGCAAATTTGCAGTGTCTTCTGAAATTCCACCTGTAAGCAAGTTTTGCCTGTAACCATCCAGGCCGCTAATTTCAAGTGGCCCTCCAGAACCAGAGGGTGTGGCTGATGGTTGGGAGAGAGTAATAGATCCCTGAGCGGGGGAAGTAGAATCGGATGTCTGATTCTCGGATTGTTATAGATTGACACCAGGTCTGACTGTATCGTTGCTCGGTTGCTGTAAGAGAGCGACTTGCGTAGGCGATAACATACTTTTCCTCGGTGTTCTGGTCGACTTGCGAGGCCGACTGGACTTGCATCAACTGAAATCTCTGTAGATTTCTCTGGTTCAAAATAGGCGGTGACGGGCGCGCTCACTAGTGCCTCTTAGCTTTCAGCCGGCTGACTGAGCGGTCGTGCTCTGTTGTCCAACACCACGGTTGGTCCTTGTGAGTAAGCTTGCGCAAGTGCTGCGTCTTGGTAGCGTGGTCTTGGATGAACCTTGAACAATAATTTGTCATCCCCGGTAGGCTACGCACCTCCGACGCTGACGATGGTGTCTGAAGATTGACCACGTCCTCAACTTTCTTCGGGTCTGGCGATATGCCGTCTTTTGAGAACACGTACCCAAAGAATTCTAACTTGTTTTTGCTATATTCGCACTTCCTCTTGTTTAGGGTTAGGCCTTTCTCTCTTAACCGCTGGAATACTGCCTCCATGTTACGGTTGTGTTCACTGTGCGTCTTGCCAAAGACCAATATGTCGTCACTGATATTTATCGCGCCATCAATACCCTCTAATGTCTCACGAATCACGTTCTGGAAAATTTCAGCGGCACTTGATATACCAAAGCTGAGGCGCTTGTAACGCATGAGTGCTGAAGGTGGTAATGTATCTGGATTCTAGCGCCAGCTCAAGCTGATTATAACCCTGATTGAGGTCTAGCTTGCTGAAAACTCTCGCACCATTTAAGTCTCCGATCATCTCTTTCACAGTCGGGGTAACGTGACGCTCGCGTTTGATCGCTTTATTCGCCTGACGCATTTCAAAGCATACGCGTATCTTGCCTGGAGACTTCGGCTTCGATGCAACCGCAATTGGGAACATCCTGGGTGTAGGGCCTGTAATACGTTCTATCACACCTAGTTATTCGTCATGTAGTAGCTGTTTCTCTAGCTGTTTACGAACATGGATGGGGACTCTTCTGTGTGGCTGTGCAACGGGCGGTATGTCTTCGTTGATGTGCAACTTTACTTGATAATTCTTGAGCCTTCCCAGTCAATGAAACAAGTCGTCATACTCCTCCAACAGATCCGCTGGTGTTTTTGCTTCCGGTTGGGACTGTACTCTTGTGACTTCCTGGACCGTTTGAAGAAGATTGAGCTCTTGCGATGCCTTCCATCTTAGTAAAGAGCCACCGGATCCCTCCACAACGTAGAGCTTGTCGTAAAACTTTCTTGTCTTTGACTCGAGCATGGTACGGAATTTTCCGAGGACACGAAGGGGAACCTTTGATTGGTAGCCATAAATTTTCACACGGCTTGGCTTAAGGCTGGGACAGTTGGGTAGCTTGTGATATTCTTTCTCATCCAGAATGTTAATGCTTGCTCCAGAGTCGGCCATAACCGTAATTGGCGTGTCGTGCCCCTTAATCTTGAAGAGAGGCTGGTCCTTCCGGGTTTTTTTGCTGAGAGAAGGTATAtacttcatcatcatcaactgATTCGTTCTCACTCACTTTGTTTACTGTGGAGTGGTGtgcttttcttctttctctctTGCCTTTGGACCGGCATACAGCCTCAAAATGGTTTAACTTGCCACAGCCTCGACAGGTGGCTTGATAAGCGGGGCACGAGGTATTTCCTCCAGGATGGGGGTAATTTTGGCCACAATTTCGGCACGTTACGCTTGATTTCCGGTTTTCGTGATCGCTACTGCGTGACTTCCGGGGGCGTGACTTCTTGTCACCTGAACGTTCTGAGCCATCTTGGGTTGAATTTATGTTTTTATTCCTATACCGGCGGCTTCGATTGCCACTGTATGAGGACAATTTATGGACAGACTGCTTATCCTCAATGTTAGCGGCCTGTGCTTTCGAGAGCTCCATGGCCTTACCAGAATCTAAAATCTGCGTCAGTGTGTAGGACGGGTTCTCAAGAGCTTTCGTACGCAACTTGTGAGAGCTACAACTTTGTACTATCTGAGTTTTGATCTCACGATCAACATCCCTGAatttacaggtaattgctagctGTCTGAGCCTTGTATGAAACGCTGAAATACTCTCATTGTTTTCTTGCCTTGCCTGATGGAACACATAAATTTCGTACTCACGATTTTGTCTGGGGGTGAAATAATTTGTAAGCGCTTGCACGGCCTTGTCGAACGGATCTTCGCCTTCTTCGGGGGTCGTGTTCGGCAACGTGTCGAAAATCTCATTCGCAGCTTCGCCAGCATAATTTAGTAACAGAGCTCGCTGTCGTTTCTTGTTTGTGACGTCCATGGCGACAAGTAGGTTTTCAAATCGGGAGAGCATTTTCTGCCATCTTACAGCTTGTGTGCTTGTTTCAGATACGTCGAACTCGGGGAATGCGGGTAGCGCGTTGGCCATCCTTTAAACGTTTGCGAGATAGATATCGTGTACAAATATCCGCTGTGGTAGTAAGTCCGAgaatcctcgtcgccaatgtaACGATGTTATTAAACTCGGAGTCAAGAGTTGATAGAAACGTTATTTATTTCGAGGTTAACAAACTCGAAACCTTCACTCTCTGGCCTCGTGCTCTAACATCCGGGTCCTTACATTGGTACAATTCATCGCCAAATTAGGTAACAACATTACAAATAGCATAATATGTGCGATACAAAGTTtagcatatatttgtattctgtgCATGTGCAGGAAGTCACGTATCCTTTGGGTTTTCCGTGGTAGGTATATTTAAGCATGTGTTTTGTATGGGTTTTTTCTCTCTACGTGTTACCagcgctgtttcattttgtttctttattcatgtttctgtcgtttttctttgtttcatgcATCAGTGTTGGGAATTTGGTCATTTAATTCGTAATTGTCCCAGGAGCTCCGTAAACACCATGACTAGCCGTTCCTGAATGGTCAGCTTTGGATGTCGTTGTGAATGTTGTCGAAACCGATGAGTACCCTTTGATTGATGATTATTTAGGAAAGGGGGTAGAGTTTGTTGAAGGTTCCTCCGGTGTAAAGGGTCGCTTGAAACAGTCTATCAGTTATTGGGAGTCCACCATTTGTGTTCCGAAGTTTGTTTTGGGCCTGATTGCTGAAGGCTATAGATTACCATTTGTCAGATGTCGGGATAAGTGCTATTTAAGGAACAATCGCTCTGCGGTTCGTCATTCTCAGTTTGTTCAGGAAGATCTCTAGGCTGTTGTTAAACGATTGCATCCAGGAACATTATGAGCCTCCCTATTGCGTTAATCCTTTATCTGGGTTGGTTATCGATCTAAGACACGTCAACCCTTGCCTTTTTAAGCATTCGTTTAGGTACGAGGATATGCATTGCCTTTCTAAAGTGTTTGAGCAgaatttttggttttttacGTAGGATCTTGAGTCGGGGGTACCATCATATAGATATTTATAGTGAGCATCAGACATTTTTGGGGTTTGCCTGACCATTATGCGGCAAGCTTCGTTATTTCTCCTTCAAAGTCCTTCCTTTTGGCTTGAGTCCCGCCTGTTTCTCCTTTACAAATATGCTGTGTCCTTTCGTTAAGCGTTGGGGTTCAATGAGCCACTGTTGCTTCGTTTTCTTAGACGACGGGATCTCAGGACACCCCGATAGGGTTTCTGCGTCTGCTGCCAGTTGATTGCATCGGAAGGATTTGAAACTGGGTGGTTTAAAGCTGAACAGAGAGAAATCTATGTTAGAACCAATGCAAGTCGGTCAATGGATGGCCTTTGTGATTGATACAATTAAGATGCAGTTTCGAGTCCCGCCTAAGAAAATTGCCAAGCTTAAGAGCAATCTCAATTCCATGGTTTCCTCTGGAAGTGCTACTTTTAGGGGTCTGGCGCGAGTGGTTGGCTTCATCAATTCGCTGTGTTTAGCAGTCGGTCCTACTGCTAGGTTATTCACGAGACAGATGCATGCAACTATTCAAGCCCGTTTGTTCTGGGATTGTTCCTTTTCTCTCTCTTCACCTTTACAGGAAGAGTTACGTTTCTGGTTTGCTAATATCGAGGCCTTCAACGGGTGCGGGATTCATCCCAAGTTTACTCCGGTTGCGGTAATCTTCTGTGATGCTAGTGATTACGCCTTTGGGGGATATCAAATCAGATTGAATGATCAGCCTGTTAATGGCATGTTTAGCCATTTTGAGAGTCAACAGAGTTCTACTTTCAGAGAGCTTTCTATGTTATCAAGGCGCATGTTGCATCTCTCCGGTACAAGAAAGTTAAAGTTTTCACGGACAACGAGAATGCCTCTAGGATTGTCTCACTTGGTAGCCCTAAGCAGCATCTTCAGTGTTAAGCCCTTGATATTTTTCAGCTGTGCCTGGTGAACGATATTCAGACTGATGCACAGTGGATTCCTCTTGATGCCAATGTTAGAGCTGATCTTTTGAGTAGTTTCGTGGACAAAGATGACTTCCAGTACACTGCCTTCCAGTACACTGCTGGTTTTATATAGGAGTTTTGTTCTATCGCATTTTGAGTATTGTAATTCTCTACTGATCGGAATCGGCAAAACTCTTAATAAGAAGCTAGAAGATGCAAACCACTACGGTCTTCGAACAATAATGAACTTGGGGAGAAGTATTAATTACGAATCAACTCTTAGAATAGCAGATATAAACACACTGGAACATAGACGCATTGAACAGTCGCTAACAATATTTTACAAATGCTACAAAGAGAACGGCCCAAGTTATTTAGCCGACCTCTTCGAACACCGAATTACTCCTTACAACCTAAGAAATACTGGCCTTAACGTAACTCAGAATTTCTATAACAGCAAATTCCGTCACAACTCGTATTCATTTGTCATCTCTCGTATCTGGAACAGAACTACCATTTTCTGTTAAAAGTGCTCCTAACTTACTGTCTTTTagaagaaaactgaaaactcTTATCTTTACCGGCTGCCAATGTAAAAGCTGTCTATAATCTTTCGTTTCACCTCCGCGTATACGTAGCTGCCGTTTAAATTATGTATTTGTAAATAGTTCATACGTGATAATCTATGATTTAGTTTTAGGAATTTTTAGACTTTATTACATATTTTAAGTCAGTCACTTTTATCATGAGCCCCTGGCTCGGGAGACTGGGCGACCACTCCCCGTGTACCTGACGGTAAATAAattatacttatacttatacttatGACTGGTCTTTAAATTGTGAGATTTTTGCTCTGTTGGATTGCCGGTGGGGCCCGCATTCTGTTGATCGGTTTGCCTCTCATTACAACGCTCAGTTGAGCAGATTTAATTCTAGGTTTCTGCCGCCGGGCTGTTGTGCAGTCGATGGTTTGTCACAGGATTGGCATGACGAAAACAATTGGCTCTGTCCACCAGTGTCTATTATTGTCGTTGTTATTAGGCATGCGCGGACATGCTGCGTGGTTGGCACCCTCATCGTTCCTGAATGGCCGTCGGCTTTTTTCTGGCCTTTGTTGAAGCCTCGCCCTTCCGGATTTGGTTCATTTGTCGTAGAAGTCGTTCACTTGCCCAGAAGATCTGATATGATTATCCCTGGACCTGGCCAAAAGACTTTTTATCGCGGAAAAGCCCTCGGTTTTCTTTGATTGCCCAAAATTCAGCATGCTGGCCTTACGCATAGATTTCAGGTTAGCATCGCAGGCctgattgtttgtttgtttttgtatttatcCTTGATGTGCTTTAGTCTTTGCTTGAGTCGTTCAGCATTTGCCTGCGGCTATCCGAATGGCCCGTGTGTGGCATGCACTTGCTACGGTTACCGGGCGCCGTGGTTGTGTGAGTTGCTGCACTCACGCGAGTTTTGAGCGTGGCCTTAGTTGTATACCACGTTTTAGCACTTgaagtgcgatgctggtcttacCGGTATCAGGTTGCCTTCTTTTGGCAGATACGTTTGAGAGGTTGCATTGTTTGCCCTCTGTTGTAGCAGTTTGTTGATAGCTCCTCCTGTCTGGattttattttgtggtttgtGCGCCTTGTTTGCTTGCTGCTATATTGCTCGCTAACCttattttggtttctgtttttattttcatgagatATCCTGCGGGACGGGGGCTACACGGCGAATCTACAAGATCCATCGTTGCAGTTAATGGTACCTAGCGCAACAAACACTGCCTATAAGTACAGCAAAGGGTGGCAGAGATGGAAGGCCTGGGCGCATTCTAAACTCGGTGTACCTGTTCTCCCGGCAGTTCCTTTGCAACTGGCCTTGTATATGACCGAGCTCGTGGAGCGTGCAGAACGTGAGGGCCATTCTGCGTCCGTGATAGAATCTGCTTCGTATATTATCCAATGGGGTCACCGGCTAGCAGGAATGGACTCACCTTCCATTCACCCCCTAGTGAAGGGCGTTGTCGAGGGAGCTCGAAGGAGGCTGGCGAGACCCGCCCAGCCCAAGCAGCCGTTGAAGCATGGCGCTATTGCTGAGAGTACCTTAAACTTGAACTCTCCATCTGCATCTTTAGCTGATATTCGCTTTTTGTTTATTCTTTTGGTAGGGTATGCAGGTGTTTTTCGTATAAGTGAAGTTTTGAGCATTAGAGTGCGGGATGTTTCCATTTTTGATGATTTCATGAAGGTTTAACTGATTATGCGTAAGAACGATCAGTACAGGGATGGCCACGTTTCGGTAATAGCTAGGTCTCGGACACCTACCTGTCCGGTAGGGATAACAGAAAGAATATTGTCTCTGCTGCCTGATTCTAGTAGTTCTTGCAATCCTATTGTTCGCAGGATTGTTAATTCTAGGCATTCTAATTTAAGGAGCGTTTTCATCAGTCTCTTGGAATAAGTTATTCCATAGCTTATGCTAGTTTTAAGTCCTACATTTCGCCCTTTGTTTCCGATTCAAGTTTGTATGGTACGCATAGTATAAGGATTGGCGGGGCTAACGATCCGGGTTTCAGTTCCCTTGACTCCTCAATGAAGGACAGGCACGTTGGTTGGAAGAATCCTAAGAATCCTAAGTCTAAGTTTCGTTATCTTGAAGCTGTGCCGGAACAGCTCATTAGAATTACTCTGTCTATGAATATTTAGTTCGTTGTTAGGGGTCCAGTAGGAGGGCCCGGCAGCCGTAGCCTActttggttcctacccagatttcctgcgcCGATattggtgaggttttttctggcctccgagTGTCCGCTGCGGAGGATACGTGCTCGGCTTGCCTTGTATTGCATGAGCTAGGGTATGTAACCGCCGGGGAGTGTTGTGTTTCACTAATTTGAGAGTGTAACAAAGACAGTGCTGGTTACCGCGACACACCGCATTATTCTCTATATCGTTGttgtattttgttgtttctaTGGTACGGTAAATAGCATAGAATTTTAGaaaatatttggtgcttttttctCCTTCATTATACCACCTCGTCTTGGATCTCAAAATTGCGCCTTTCCAGGAGAATTAAGGCCTGGGTCACACTTTAAAATTTggaattttttgtttaaattgccGCAGTTTAAAGAGATTATTACCAAATGACACGAAACTTGGCAAGTCGAATCTACATCCCATGGGAAGTATTCGTTGTGAAAATTACATGACCTCGTCACGTGATAAGCgtcaaaggaagaaaaaatggCGCCAAAAAATGCATTATTTTATAGGGAAAATGGGCACACTTTTTCTTTGAGCCTTAACAAATGCAATGAAACTTTTAAAAACTAGGTGACTTAAACTATCGATCTGTGCTTGGCAACTTGACAAATCAAACTGATTTGTCTAGGCTTTTTTCTGATAAAATATAAACATAGGACAAAACGACAGTTTTTTACCAATTCAAATGCCGACTGctttgaaattttcatattgCCAAGCACAGAAATGTGGAAGACCTCATATTTTGTAAGTATCCACCCCTAAAAACTACTCTTTGGTCTTCAAAAGTGTTGCCGTAGGGCTAA
Protein-coding sequences here:
- the LOC136913806 gene encoding integrase/recombinase xerD homolog, coding for MVPSATNTAYKYSKGWQRWKAWAHSKLGVPVLPAVPLQLALYMTELVERAEREGHSASVIESASYIIQWGHRLAGMDSPSIHPLVKGVVEGARRRLARPAQPKQPLKHGAIAESTLNLNSPSASLADIRFLFILLVGYAGVFRISEVLSIRVRDVSIFDDFMKV